Genomic segment of Salvia splendens isolate huo1 chromosome 12, SspV2, whole genome shotgun sequence:
TGCATTTTTCCTAGAGCTGCCCAAGTCCTTTTATTTAGTTTAACTATACGATGGAAAAGCCCTAACTTTTGGTAATATCTAAAAGTCAAGTAACAATACAATTAAAATATAACCAAAAAGAAACATAATTGGATAATTTGCAATTGATTAATTTTCATGAAACCCTGAAAACAAAATTGGTGgattataaataattgaagCTGTTAGAAATCCAGCTATCATATATAATAGGTACAAGAACCTGTGATTAAGTAGCTTGTTAAATTGTGTGGAGGCAAAAAGGAGCAAAATCATCGTAACACCAACTATGATACTACATCTATGTGTTTCCTCAAACATGGTAATGAATTCAACGCTTGTAATTTCAATAAAGTCACCCTCAAATTTATTACCTAGCTACTACAAAACCATATAACCCATGCTCAATCTATAGAAATTGTTTTATAATTGACACAAAAAGTCACTTGTTCATGATTCAAAGTTGCTTCTTTATGATAATATCGTAGGGATCGAGTGAGAATTGGACTTTTCGcgagaaaaagtaaaatacacATAAAATCAACGGGCTTCATATAAAACTAATGGATAAGAGATATacgaaaaaaacaaaaaaatgggaTTCAAACCAGGCATTCAATAACCATGGACATGTACAAATGCGTGAACCTTTGTGATCAGAGATATGAAGATGATTCTCACATTTCACAAATATTTACCATTCTTACTgtatcattttcctatatatgtAATCCGTTTATGATTATTTATGTGAATATATATTATTGATTAGCCATGAGCGAGGTTGATTTAAATCCCTAAATATCTCCGAGTAAGGCACAATTGGAAGGGGTGAATGATTAAATCGAAACTAGCAGTTCAACTTTAATTGAGTCGATGATTCGGATTCTCGAGCCATAACCACCTCGTATAGGTTAAGTTGGAACCATCATATTAAATCAAACGGCCTAGTTccagtttctatttttttttcaatcacaATCAACGATTTTAGCCTAAATCGAAAGAAATCGATGAGAGCTACCACAATAGAATAATTTCGATCCTAATCGAGCACTTTCTTTGCATAACCGGTTACAGTTCCAACCTTTATGAAACTGGAACCGACGATTCCAAACGGAACCTGCAGCATCCCAACCCTAACATTTGAATAATGCAGCTGCGCGTTGAATACATAACAAATTATTCTTtctacttttactaaaaaatacTGTGGGCTTGTCGCTATCAAGCGGCGTACACCATTTTTGGAGGGTTGTCGTATTGACAAACCCCCCAAAAAAATCCTAACATTTGAATAATTGTAAATGAAAAGGGGCTACAAAATTAAGTAGCAAGCGATAAATATGAGAAAATTGGTGGGCGAAATTAGGAAAAAAGTGCAAATAAAAGGATAAAGAAGCAAAGAGAGGGCAACGGCGTTGTGTCTGCACTTTCTCGATTTAACCCCATTTGATTATGGCTTTTAATATCTCAGTAATTACTAATTCCAGACCCAaattataaaccctaatttcttgTGATATTTCATTTTTGGGATAAAATTCAAACCAGCTAATTTTAGCTGCTTTGGAGTTGGGAAAGTTGGGAGATAAGTAAGCAGCTCCACTGGAATTTCGGGTAAATCCATTTTTGCAAACTTCGAAATCGGGTCATTTGCCTGCATATGTCTTTTCAATTGCATTTCTCACTCACCCActcaccctctctctctctctctctctagagttCGATTTCCATCTCATCTCCACCATCTTCTTCAAAATCCAAGGGTTTCGACAGTTTGCTagaggaagaagaagcaagTATTGATAATGCGTGTTAATTACTTGTGCTTTACTGAATTGAGCTGTATTGAATTTCGATCGTGTTTATATTTTGAAGGACGTGATGAGAAGCTGCTCTTCTTAAGGAGATCCAACGGTTTTTTGCTGGATTTCTAATCTCAATTTGTTGTTAACGATTAATGGCGTCTTAATTTGGACGACAACGTTcgtgcataattaattaatctattaatttatttaagcaagtatgcattaattaataaatatttattagcAGTTATTGGTCTGTTTAAGCAGATGGTAATTATGCTATGTCTGCCATTGCTAGGGTCAGTGAAGCTTTAATTACTCAGCTCTCTTTCTGTAGCTAGCACCTGTCTCTTTCCCTTTGAAGAAACCCCAAATCTCAACCAACAATTAACTCATAATTTAGGTTTATTACATGTAAGCCTCAATTTCAGCTTAATCACAAGTAATTACATGCTCATTGATGCtaacatttttcctttttctttcatcACCTTTTACCCTTTCTCAGCATCAGATTCTATtctattattgtatttttgggGGTGGTTGAGTTGATATATGTGGTAGTTAATGTTTTGACTGTtctaatctttttattttttttgttgcagAGGTTAAGCAGGCTTTGGTTTTGCTTTTGAAGGTAACTGCAAAAAACTTCAAACAAAGCCCTCTCCTCTCTCTGACCTTTTCTCTGTGTATGTAACGTGATACAGTTTTTCTCAGATAATAGCTacagtttctctctctagataTATGTATCTATTTTGTATGCATATGGTACTACAAAGGCCAAAGTAGTCTGTGTAATCGTCATCAATGCAAAGGACGGTACAGTCTTCCCCACATCCACTACCCACTGTTTTTCTCTTTCCTAAGTTAAAACCCTAATCTTCCGATTCAAAAGCATACACAGAGAAGAAAGGGGAAAGGGATTGAGGAAAGGCATGTATGGAGGTAGATGATCAGATTCGATGTAAGTTCCCTAGAATCAGCGGTAAATTAGGGCACGCTCAGAAGATGGACGATGAGGAGGATGAAGGGGATAATAATAACAAGAGAggcgccgcctccgccgccgccgtggATCTCGGAGGTGGAGTTGGGAGATTATACAACTGGCCTTCGTCGCGGATTGTTAGGGTTTCGAGGGCTTCCGGCGGGAAGGATCGGCATAGCAAGGTGCTGACTTCGAAGGGGCTGAGGGATCGGAGGGTGAGGCTGTCGGTGAACACCGCCATCCAATTTTACGATTTGCAGGATCGGTTGGGGTATGATCAGCCGAGCAAGGCGGTGGAGTGGCTGCTCAAGGCGGCGGCGAGCTCGATTGCGGAGCTGCCGCCGATGAATACTCCGTTTCCTGACACCCCCAAGCAGCTGAGCGATGAGAAGAGGTCGAGCACCGGTGGAAGCGATCAGCTTTGCTTCGACTCAGCTGAGATCGATTTggacggcggcggtggcggaggcggcggaggcgatTTGAATTACTCAAATCAGCAGCAGGTGACGAAATCGTCGGCGTGTAGCAGCACCTCTGAGACGAGCAAGGGCTCGGGGCTTTCTCTCTCCAGATCTGAGAGCCGAATTAAGGCGAGGGAGCGGGCCAAGGAGAGAGTGgcggagaaggagaaggagtcGACGACACATCACGGCGCCGCATCTCTCAACACTATCTCTCACACTACTTCCTTCACCGAGCTCTTGAGTGGCGGAATTGGTAGTGTCAGTAACAATGCCTCAAGCCCTAAttccaccgccgccgctgcacaAAGGCACTGGTCCTCCACTCCCATGGACTACTTCACCTCCGGCCTCCTAGGGCCGCCGTCCACCACCCGTCCGGCTCAAATGCATATTCCGGCGAACAACCCCTACACCTCCGTCGCTTCGCCGCTGTTCAGCGTCTCCGccgacaaccaccaccaccacccggAGCTCCAGCACTTCTCATTCGTGCCAGACCAATTTGTCCCCGCCGGGAACGCCGCCGCGGGAGGAAACCACCACCACAACAGCGGCGGCGGGCAGCAGCACAACAGCAGCATTGAGTACAATCTCAACTTCACGATATCCTCTTCCGCCAATTCATCTGGCCTTGGTGGCTTCAACAGGGGGACCCTTCAGTCCAATTCATCCTCGCCGTCACTACTGCCTCACCTCCAGAGGTACTCATCCGACGGATCCGCCCCGAGTTTCTTCATCGGCACGGCCGAGACCCACCACCAGTTCCTCTCCGCCGGCTACGACCCCCGCGGCCTGCAGCTCTGCTACGGCGACGCCCACGGCCGCCACTACGCCGCCCAGAGAGGGAAAGGCAAGAACTGACACCGTTCAACCAGGTAATAAAGACTCAGTTTTTacagttttctttaatttcaaGAACCGTATATTAGATGAATCCGGTGGCATTGTTGCCACATTTTTCCGTGTAGTACGATGAACAGTAGtatcttgaaaaaaaaatcttggTATCGGGAAAAGGAGGGGCTTATGATTAAATTAATGGGGAATTTCTCATTGAtttggtgttttttttattaaaatcctcGCACGGGAATAGAGATCGGCTGGTTGTCTGCTTACTTGGTTCCCTTCTTACTAACACAAAGGCGGAGGAGCCAGGTGTTGCTCCACCACTCAAAGATGCCCACTTTAGCATCTCCCCCTCTCTAACTAGGTTTTTTAAGTGCTGTCTCCTCTAACTGTGGCTGCCCCACTATTGGTCTCTCAAACTCTCCAACCATCAACACTTGTCATTCCCATTTCTTTCTTTAATGCAAGGATTTAGGGTTGTTAGTTATTATCTTAAGCAACTTGCCCTTTTTGCCTGCAAATACTATTGTTTCCTCTATTTTAGTAAGTAGTATAACATTTTTCGGTTGGTTTCCTATCTAATGCTTTATTATAAGTTCTACACATATCACTCAATTTGTGATTCTTACACCTGGGTCTTCAAAAAGTCATTTTTgttccttttcttttcaaattcTGGTAACTGCTTTTGCGTTATTTTAGGGAGAAAATAGAAAGTTGTAATATTATTCATTTAGAATAAATTTACTCCTAGTTGCACAAATGTTGACGTTGAACATCA
This window contains:
- the LOC121759249 gene encoding transcription factor TCP2-like; its protein translation is MEVDDQIRCKFPRISGKLGHAQKMDDEEDEGDNNNKRGAASAAAVDLGGGVGRLYNWPSSRIVRVSRASGGKDRHSKVLTSKGLRDRRVRLSVNTAIQFYDLQDRLGYDQPSKAVEWLLKAAASSIAELPPMNTPFPDTPKQLSDEKRSSTGGSDQLCFDSAEIDLDGGGGGGGGGDLNYSNQQQVTKSSACSSTSETSKGSGLSLSRSESRIKARERAKERVAEKEKESTTHHGAASLNTISHTTSFTELLSGGIGSVSNNASSPNSTAAAAQRHWSSTPMDYFTSGLLGPPSTTRPAQMHIPANNPYTSVASPLFSVSADNHHHHPELQHFSFVPDQFVPAGNAAAGGNHHHNSGGGQQHNSSIEYNLNFTISSSANSSGLGGFNRGTLQSNSSSPSLLPHLQRYSSDGSAPSFFIGTAETHHQFLSAGYDPRGLQLCYGDAHGRHYAAQRGKGKN